The Mycobacterium paragordonae genome includes a region encoding these proteins:
- a CDS encoding sensor histidine kinase — protein sequence MTVFSALLLAGVLSGLALAVGIVVGARLSRQAGQNRQRAATDWTGITVAQMLQRIVALMPMGAAVVDTHRDVVYLNDRAKELGLVRDRQLDDAAWRAAQAALAGDDVEFDLAPVKRPGGRTGLSVHGHARLLSEDDRRFAVVFVHDQSDFARMEATRRDFVANVSHELKTPVGAMTLLAEALLASADDTETVRRFAEKVLIEANRLGDMVAELIELSRLQGAERLSNVTDVDVDVVVSEAIARHKVAAENANIEIRTDAPSGLRVLGDQTLLVTALANLVSNAIAYSPRGSLVSISRRRRGDNIEIAVTDRGIGIALEDQERVFERFFRGDKARSRATGGSGLGLAIVKHVAANHGGSIGVWSKPGTGSTFTLSIPAFGSASSPDDINQEPEQLLGREIRPRQQREEELSR from the coding sequence GTGACTGTGTTCTCGGCACTGTTGCTGGCCGGGGTCTTATCCGGACTGGCACTGGCCGTAGGCATTGTGGTGGGCGCCCGGCTGTCGCGGCAGGCGGGCCAAAACCGCCAACGTGCCGCCACCGACTGGACGGGTATCACCGTCGCGCAGATGCTGCAACGAATCGTCGCCCTGATGCCCATGGGCGCCGCGGTCGTCGATACCCACCGTGACGTCGTCTATCTCAACGATCGCGCCAAGGAACTCGGCCTGGTGCGCGACCGGCAGCTTGACGACGCCGCCTGGAGGGCCGCGCAGGCGGCGCTGGCCGGCGACGATGTGGAGTTCGACCTGGCACCGGTCAAGCGTCCGGGTGGTAGGACCGGACTGTCGGTGCACGGCCATGCCCGGTTGCTGAGCGAGGACGACCGCCGGTTCGCCGTGGTCTTCGTCCACGACCAGTCCGACTTCGCGCGCATGGAGGCGACCAGGCGTGACTTCGTGGCCAATGTCAGCCACGAGCTCAAGACGCCCGTCGGCGCCATGACCCTGCTCGCCGAGGCCCTGTTGGCCTCCGCCGATGACACCGAGACGGTGCGGCGTTTCGCCGAAAAGGTGCTGATCGAAGCCAACCGGCTGGGCGACATGGTCGCCGAGCTGATCGAACTGTCGCGCCTGCAGGGCGCCGAGCGGTTGTCCAACGTGACCGACGTCGACGTCGACGTCGTCGTGTCGGAAGCGATTGCACGCCACAAGGTGGCGGCGGAAAACGCCAACATCGAGATACGTACCGACGCGCCCAGCGGTCTGCGGGTGCTCGGCGACCAGACACTGCTGGTGACGGCGCTGGCCAACCTGGTGTCCAACGCGATCGCCTATTCCCCGCGCGGGTCCCTGGTGTCGATCAGCCGGCGCCGGCGCGGCGACAACATCGAGATCGCGGTCACCGACCGGGGGATCGGCATCGCCCTGGAGGACCAGGAGCGGGTGTTCGAGCGCTTCTTCCGCGGTGACAAGGCGCGGTCGCGCGCCACCGGGGGCAGCGGGCTGGGCCTGGCCATCGTGAAGCACGTCGCGGCCAACCACGGCGGCAGTATCGGCGTGTGGAGCAAGCCGGGCACCGGATCGACGTTCACGTTGTCCATCCCGGCGTTCGGTTCGGCGTCTTCGCCGGATGACATCAACCAAGAACCTGAGCAATTGCTGGGCCGCGAAATCAGGCCCAGGCAACAACGAGAGGAAGAACTGAGTCGCTGA
- the regX gene encoding two-component sensory transduction protein RegX: MTSVLIVEDEESLADPLAFLLRKEGFEATVVTDGPSALAEFDRSGADIVLLDLMLPGMSGTDVCKQLRARSGVPVIMVTARDSEIDKVVGLELGADDYVTKPYSARELIARIRAVLRRGGDDDSEISDGVLESGPVRMDVERHVVSVNGDAITLPLKEFDLLEYLMRNSGRVLTRGQLIDRVWGADYVGDTKTLDVHVKRLRSKIEADPANPVHLVTVRGLGYKLEG, encoded by the coding sequence ATGACGAGCGTACTGATTGTGGAAGACGAGGAGTCGCTGGCCGATCCGCTGGCGTTTCTCCTGCGCAAGGAGGGCTTTGAGGCCACCGTGGTGACCGACGGCCCCTCGGCGCTGGCCGAGTTCGACCGGTCCGGCGCCGACATCGTGCTGCTGGATCTGATGCTGCCCGGCATGTCGGGAACCGACGTGTGCAAGCAGTTGCGTGCCCGCTCCGGCGTTCCGGTGATCATGGTCACCGCCCGGGACAGCGAGATCGACAAGGTCGTCGGCCTGGAGTTGGGCGCCGACGACTATGTGACCAAGCCGTATTCGGCCCGGGAGCTGATCGCCCGTATTCGGGCGGTGCTGCGCCGCGGCGGCGACGACGACTCCGAGATCAGCGACGGCGTTCTCGAGTCGGGTCCGGTGCGGATGGATGTCGAGCGGCACGTCGTCTCGGTGAACGGTGACGCAATCACGTTGCCGCTCAAGGAGTTCGACCTGCTCGAATATCTGATGCGCAACAGCGGGCGGGTGCTGACGCGGGGACAGCTGATCGATCGGGTCTGGGGTGCGGACTACGTCGGCGACACCAAGACGCTCGACGTCCACGTCAAGCGCCTGCGCTCCAAGATTGAGGCGGACCCGGCCAACCCGGTGCACCTGGTGACGGTGCGGGGGCTGGGTTACAAGCTGGAGGGTTAG